The segment TTACTAGAGTCAAACCCCCAGCTGCTGGTTTACGGTATGCTTTCTGCGCTGCTGGCTGCCGCTATTTGGCTGATGATCGCATCAGCTCGTGGCTGGCCAGTTTCCACTACCCACTCTATCGTGGGCGCTATTGTTGGTTTTGGCGCGGTAGGACTTGGAATGGAAGCCGTTGCTTGGGGCAAAGTGGGTCAAATTGCTTCTAGCTGGGTCGTTTCACCACTGTTGGCCGGTACGATTGGCTTTGTGCTGTTCAAATCCGTTCATCACCTGATTTTCGAAAGTGATGACCCCTTTGCCGCTGCCAAACGCTACGTACCCGGCTATGTGTTCCTGGTAGGGTTTATCGTTGCAATGGTGACGCTGACCAAGGGCCTTAGCCACGTTGGTCTGAACTTGACGTTTGGTCAGAGCCTGCTGCTATCTGTTTTGATTGGTGCTGGGATCATGGGCTTGGGCTTGATTATGCAGCGCCGCATTAAGTTCGAAAAAAATGCCAGTGACCACTTTGGCTACGCCAATGTTGAGCGGGTATTTGGCGTTCTGATGATCTTTACGGCTTGTGCGATGGCGTTTGCACACGGTTCTAACGATGTTGCCAACGCCGTAGGGCCTCTGGCAGCGGTTATAAGCGTGGTTCGTAGTGAAGGCGTCATTGATAGCGCGGCGTTAGTGCCTTGGTGGGTGCTGGTGCTTGGTGGCGGTGGTATTGTGTTTGGCCTTGTGACTTACGGCCATAAAGTCATTGCAACTGTTGGTACGGGTATTACTGAGCTAACGCCTAGTCGTGGCTTTGCCGCCACACTGGCAGCTGCAACGACGGTGGTACTGGCATCTGGTACGGGCCTGCCAATTT is part of the Halomonas sp. GT genome and harbors:
- a CDS encoding inorganic phosphate transporter translates to MQIIAQHGEIFIILACLFGFFMAWGVGANDVANAMGTSVGSKAITIKQAIIIAVIFEFLGAWLAGGEVTATIRGGMLDPVLLESNPQLLVYGMLSALLAAAIWLMIASARGWPVSTTHSIVGAIVGFGAVGLGMEAVAWGKVGQIASSWVVSPLLAGTIGFVLFKSVHHLIFESDDPFAAAKRYVPGYVFLVGFIVAMVTLTKGLSHVGLNLTFGQSLLLSVLIGAGIMGLGLIMQRRIKFEKNASDHFGYANVERVFGVLMIFTACAMAFAHGSNDVANAVGPLAAVISVVRSEGVIDSAALVPWWVLVLGGGGIVFGLVTYGHKVIATVGTGITELTPSRGFAATLAAATTVVLASGTGLPISTTHTLVGAILGVGLARGMAALNLRVIGTIVMSWLITLPAGAGLAILFFFMFKGMFG